agtctagtaaactccaaaatgacaccatgcgtctttgaggaccaattgtgaaaaaactaagcaaccgagaacattccggtttttttcctcttctcAGGAATTGATGGTTCTATGATCGTACCACCCTGCTCTCCTGcaactttttccgattttgagatattaaattttaaaacatgttaagttattttattccgtgagtatacATATCCCATAACTCTCTCCTTTTGTGACTCTAGTCTATGTAACACACATAGAACAATCTTTAAATTTCCCAGGAGGTGAAGACAAATTTGAGAATCCTGTAATAGTCGATTACACATTACCGTTACATGTGGGGATGAGAAAACGTTGCCTGAAAATCATATTTTGAAAGACCATTTTTACTCCTGCTTACTTCAGACCTACATTATCTTCCCACATTCTGTTACAGTCAAAATTCAGGGGTCAGAAGTAGGGTACAAAGTGGGGCTGAGAAACCTTTGCTGAACTGATCTGTCGGACGATCTTTCCTTGCTTCAGAACTAATAGTTTCCTACAGCATCCTGTAACAGTAAAATATAGGCGACATGTAATGAGTACATGTAAGGCTGTGCAAAACTTTGCCTGAAAACCCATGGGACAATCTTCCGACGTGAGTATTATTGATGAGAGAAACACATTTCACGGTAAAACTCAGGTGATAGTAGCTAGCATGGGTGATAGTAGCTAGCATGGGTGCACGTAGGGCTGTGAAGTCATGTTGCCTGGAAATCTTCCGTGGGACGATCATTAGTCTTCCTCGCTTCAGACTTGTATTTTCTTCCAACACCTGCCTGCAGGAATGACAATCAAATTGCTGTAAAGGCAGTCTCTAATTGAGCCTGAAGTCGACTGCGTGAAGTCTTTTTTATTGAAAACTCAGTGCGGCCAGCTTCACGAAGTCTACTTTGCGTAGTCGACTTTGCCCAGTTAATTTGAGGCTTAATTCAGACTTCAAGCAGTCCCTTGCCCATGGGTTTCAAACGGCTACGCCTGCTGGGGTAAGCAGAACAGTCTTTAGCTAGATCTCATCATGCACTAGGAAGTCTCCAGGAAATCACACATACTCATGGACTGCAAATGCTTACAGGTCTAGTTGTAAAGGATATAGGGTCTCACTAGATTTGATACACTTGATAGCCTCAAGGAGATATCACATGTCCCCATAGAACTGCTTGTGCACTTAAGTCTTTTGCTAGATCTTCTTGCACACTAGATTGTCTCCTGAATATCAGTCCAAGACTTTTGTGGCAAGATTTCACACACTCGAAGGTCTCAAAATTATCACATTGACCTACTTGTACACAATAGTCTTCTGCTAGATCTCAAGCACCAGGTCATCTCTAGAATGGCACTCCTCTCCCAGGAAGACTTGTGGCTAGATTTCACGCACAAGTCATTCTCAAAATATCACTTGCATCCATGGATAGCAAACAGCCAGACCAGCTTGCGCTCCACAAAATCTTTTATCGGACCCCTGTACACACTAGATAGTCTCCAGAATGTCAGTCCTCTCTTTGGAGACTAAGAATTTAATGGCTAGATTTCACAATCTAGAGGTTCTCAAAAATATCGCATGCATCCATGGATTGCAAACAGCTTGCACATCAGATGGTGATCACATGTTTTGTTGTTACTCGACCTTGCACTAGATAATCTCCACAAAATCAGTCTTTTCCACAGAGACTGAGACTCTCGTGACTGATTCTTCGCCACTGTTGACTGTGCTGCCCACCCCATCAGGACATCTTTCTGGGAGCATTAggcagatttgtgtgtgtgtgtttaacctCACACACTAGTCTCCAGAATGTCAGTCTCCTCGATAAGATGGAGAGACTGGGACTCTTGTATTAATGCGCTGCCAGGGACTGGTACTGCGCTCCCCGAGGGACTCCCGTCCTGGGAGTATTACAGACAGGAGGGCAGGAAGGTGCCATACATGTTAGGTGCATTTTGTGTTGTTCAGGGCCTAGCATcggaaaaagtgagttcagcttacaaaggcgggggtctgggggccgcacgaggcccccagtggggtccaggggcaaagccCCTGGTGGGGGTTCGCAGTAAGCCCCCCGAAATTGAAGATTTTTTAGAGATTTTTTTTACCTGAAATGACCTCCcccaaagaagattgagcaactaaattatgccatAGTCCAACGGTCCATAGTCCGTATCGGCAAATTACTTCTTCTGACTTGCCTTCTGCCTTCGGAACAAAATCCCAGGCTGAGCCATTCccactgaatggctgaccacaTTCAACAATctcgcttcgagacattattttaagtctagagccacaaaacaccagcacaaagcatgctcgcgcgatgccagaggaagtgcgtgctcaagcaaactgtcaaaccgattgagaattgaaccgaacggcgcacaaaacgaaagctgggactgtttgggtttaccgtttgggaataacaggtttttgcatttcggcgtacaccaaatcgagatGTTATTTCGACGTAAAGTACGCCGAACgacttacaatgctaggccctggtTGTTGCTTGACCTCTATGGAtatggagagacagagactctaGTGACAAATGCGCTGCCCGGGACTGGTACTGCGCTCCCCGAGGGACTCCCGGCAGGGAGCATTATAGGCAGGAGGGCGGGGGAGGTGCCATAGATGTTAGgtgcattttttgttgttgcttgacCTCACACACAACAAAGTCTCCAGAATGTCAATCTTCTCTATGGATATGGGGAGACTGAGACTCTTGTGAGAAAAGTGCTCCCAGGGACTGGTACTGCGCTCCCCAAGGGACTTCTGGCTAGGAGCATTAAGCAGGGTGCTAGGGGTAGGTGTCAtagattttttcttcttcttttgcttgATTTCACACACTACATAGTCTCCAGAATGGCAATCTTCTCTATGGAGATGGAGAGACCAGGGACTCTAGTGACATTATGAGCTCCCCGGGACTTGTACTGCACCCCCAAAAGGACTTCTGGCTGGGACCATTAGGCAAGAGGGTGGGGGGAGGTGCAACAGATTTTTTCCCCCTGACCTCACGCACTAAAAATAGTCTCCAGAATGTCACTGTCAGTTTTCTCTATGAATTTGGAGAGACTGAGACTCTTGTGAGTAATGCGCTCCCCAGGACTGGTACTGCGCTCCCCGAGGGACTCCTGGCAGGGAGCATTAGGCcagagggtgggggggaggtGCCACTGATTCTTTTGTCCATTTGTTTGCTTGACCGCACACACTAAATCGTCTCCAGAATGTCAGTCTTCTctatagagaaagagagattgagaTTCTTGTGATTATTGCGCTCCCCGGGACTGCGCTCACCGAGAGACTTCGTACTTGGAGCATAATTCAGGCGTGTGGGGGAGATACGCCCAATGGTTGCTGCCACTTTGTCCAAAAGCTCCAACTGTACTTGACTGTAGTTAATGACTGGACGCGGATTGGGCACCTCATTTGACCCTGACCGGCTCATGAAGCACAGATCGGAGCACGAGTGTACCTTGCTGCAGGTAATTACTGTGGTCGCTGTAGTGCTGGCGGTGGTAACTGTCTCAGAAGTAATCGGTGTTGTGGCTGTGGTGGAGGAAGGAGGAGAAGACGCAGCTGGTGAAACCGCTATGCACACCGGCCCTGCGTGGGGCAGAGCGACTGTGGTGGTGGGTTTTGGAGGCGGCACACCTATAGGTAAATACTGTTGGAGAGGCCCTGCGTAGGGAAGAGCGACAGTGGTGGTAGCCAACTGCTGGGCTGATATTGCAGCAGTTCTGTTTATCATTGCTGAGTAAGGAATAGCAACTGTGGTGGTTGTCTGGGGGGCTGTCCCGGTTGCAGAAACGGCAACACCATGGGGTGTTGACTGTGGTCCCAGTGGTCTCACCTGGTACATTGTGTTGTAGGGCACATAACCTGCGCTTGACCACTGTTGGGCCATACGAGGTTTTGGAACTGACTGGTACGCAGCATTCGCTGGATGAGCAGTGGTGGTGGAAGAGCTGTTGGTGTAGGTGGTGTTGTAGGTGGTGGTGCTGACTGAATAGTTGTACTTCTGTGCTTGTGATTGTAGGTAGTCTGGTAGCGAATCCTGTTGGCTGTACAGGACAGATCAAAGCAAAACACTTGTAAATATCAAGCCAATTCTTTTCCCCTCTCTGGTTGTCGTGGGCGGTTTCATCTTTTGCACCACTGTCACTCTTTCTTGTGACAGCTCCTATCAGTGTCACTATGTCTTGTCAGTGCAAAGTCTTAGCTACTCTCAGCACTTTTGTTCACATTCTGAGTTTTGTTGCACTATGTGCATAAAACCATGAACTTAGTGTATATTAATCCGGATTTACATTTCTGTTTCACTTCCTGCACCTGTCTCCCTCCAAACTCTTCCAAACTTACACCTGCAATTCAGCAATCTCACTAATTCTACTTGGATCCTGTGCATCAATCAACTCCGAATATCAAACATTATGT
This Littorina saxatilis isolate snail1 linkage group LG17, US_GU_Lsax_2.0, whole genome shotgun sequence DNA region includes the following protein-coding sequences:
- the LOC138952928 gene encoding uncharacterized protein — encoded protein: MIHLRGMKVPRGNKGGPLTNFYASSGFGPPNTTEQLRRGVLLATVASVLVLVGSILTWLVYTEVFGSKVPIMGPLVLALGCLLVVLSTRQFYIVWKIKSTTPAADKTDGGQTDDDEMPCGSMLEMDTYDASQQDSLPDYLQSQAQKYNYSVSTTTYNTTYTNSSSTTTAHPANAAYQSVPKPRMAQQWSSAGYVPYNTMYQVRPLGPQSTPHGVAVSATGTAPQTTTTVAIPYSAMINRTAAISAQQLATTTVALPYAGPLQQYLPIGVPPPKPTTTVALPHAGPVCIAVSPAASSPPSSTTATTPITSETVTTASTTATTVITCSKVHSCSDLCFMSRSGSNEVPNPRPVINYSQVQLELLDKVAATIGRISPTRLNYAPSTKSLGERSPGERNNHKNLNLSFSIEKTDILETI